Part of the Kitasatospora sp. NBC_00374 genome is shown below.
GAGGTCCACCTCACCAACGGCCGCACCGTCCCGCTCTACGACACCTCCGGGCCGTACACCGACGCGGCCTACGAGCCCGACGTGCGCCGCGGCCTGCCGGCGCTGCGCGACCCGTGGATCCGCCAGCGCGGCGACGTCGAGGAGTACGACGGCCGCGAGGCCCGCCCCGAGGACGACGGGATCAAGCACACCTCGCCGCGCGGCGGGAACCTCCGCAACCTGGACGCGGTCTTCCCCGGCCGGCCGCGCCGCCCGCTGCGGGGCCGCGACGGCGCCGCGGTCACCCAACTCGCCTACGCGAGGCAGGGTGTGATCACCCCGGAGATGGAGTTCGTGGCCCTGCGCGAGGGCCTGGAGCCGGACTTCGTCCGGGACGAGGTGGCCCGTGGCCGCGCCGTCATCCCGGTCAACGTGAACCACCCCGAGGTGGAGCCGGCCATCATCGGCACCAACTTCCTGGTGAAGATCAACGCCAACATCGGCAACTCCGCGGTCACCTCCTCCATCGAGGAGGAGGTGGAGAAGATGACCTGGGCCACCCGCTGGGGCGCCGACACCGTCATGGACCTCTCCACCGGCCGCAACATCCACACCACCCGCGAGTGGATCCTGCGCAACTCCCCCGTGCCGATCGGCACCGTGCCGCTCTACCAGGCCCTGGAGAAGGTCGACGGCAAGGCCGAGGAGCTGAGCTGGGAGGTCTACCGCGACACCGTCATCGAGCAGTGCGAGCAGGGCGTCGACTACATGACCGTCCACGCGGGCGTGCTGCTGCGGTACGTCCCGCTGACGGCCCGTCGCAAGACCGGCATCGTCTCGCGCGGCGGCTCGATCATGGCGGCCTGGTGCCTGGCGCACCACCAGGAGAACTTCCTCTACACCAACTTCGAGGAGCTCTGCGACATCCTCGCCGCGTACGACGTCACCTTCTCGCTCGGTGACGGCCTGCGGCCCGGCTCGATCGCGGACGCCAACGACGACGCCCAGTTCTCCGAGCTCCAGACGCTCGGCGAGCTCGGCCGGATCGCCCGGGACAGGAACGTCCAGGTGATGATCGAGGGCCCGGGTCACGTCCCGATGAACAAGATCCGCGAGAACATGGACCTCCAGCGGGAGATCTGCGACGAGGCGCCGTTCTACACCCTCGGCCCGCTCACCACCGACGTCGCGCCCGGCTACGACCACATCACCTCGGGCATCGGCGCGGCGATGATCGCCTGGTGGGGCACCGCGATGCTCTGCTACGTCACCCCCAAGGAGCACCTGGGCCTGCCCAACCGGGACGACGTGAAGACCGGCGTCATCACCTACAAGATCGCCGCCCACGCGGCGGACCTGGCCAAGGGCCACCCCGGCGCCCAGGAGTGGGACGACGCACTCTCCGACGCCCGCTTCGAGTTCCGCTGGGAGGACCAGTTCAACCTGGCCCTCGACCCGGAGACGGCCCGCGAGTTCCACGACGAGACCCTCCCCGCGGAGCCCGCGAAGACGGCGCACTTCTGCTCCATGTGCGGCCCGAAGTTCTGTTCGATGAAGATCTCGCAGCAGATCCGGGCCGAGCACGGCGAGGGCTCCACGGCCGTCAACGGCACCGGCTACGCACCCGAGGCACTGGCCGGCATGCAGGCCAAGTCCGAGGAGTTCGCCGCCCAGGGCAACCGGGTCTACCTGCCGCTGGCCGACTGACACCGGGTGAACCGCCGGGGCGCTGCCATGGGGGACCGGAGGGGGCTCCCATGGCAGCGCCCCGGGCACGTCCGCGCCAGCTGCCCGCCGGCCTGCTGCTCTCCCCGTCCTGCTGTCCTGGTGCCGCGCGCCGGGAGGCGATCGTCAGGCTCCGCGCCATGGAGGTGCGGAAGGCGATTCTCCTGGGGCTGCTGAGCTCACCTGTGTTCTCACCTGCACGGGTCTGGTTGTTCGGCGGGCCCTGAGTGCTGCTCGGGCAGCCGGCTGAGGCAGGACAGGCAGCGCATTCTCCAGGGCCTGGCTGCGGTGCGGCCTCCTTGATCAGACGCCGATGATCTGGCACCGCAGGCCGCCATCCCGGGCGTACACCCGCAACTCCTGCTCCTTGTGGGGCTCGTCGTTCTGCTTCGGCGACAACCGCCAGGCCGGGAACCAGCCGAGCCCGTCGGCGGTCAGGCTCTCCGCGACCTCCTCCAGGGCGTGCCTGCCGAGTCGCCCGTAGCCGAGCTCCTGGCGCAGCTCGCCGAGCGAGGTCCGGACCAGGCCGCCCGCTGCGCGACAGCGCTCGGCCACCGGGCCGGTGCCGCCGTCCCCGGGAGCGGTCGGCAAGTCACCACGCAGATCGGTCAGGGTGTTCATGTTCGGCCCAACGACACGAACTGCAAAAACGATGCGGCAGTTCCCCGGCTCGGACGTACGCGGCGATTCGTAGGTATTTCACCATCGTGTGCGATCGATGTGCGATCACCCGCGCCCGGCGAGCGGCCGCCGACGCGCCGTAGGCACATGGGTGAAACAGTCGAAATTCGGCCGCGACACCACTCATTTGGATTCTCAAAAAGCATTCGATCTTATGGTGCCATTGGTATGTACGCGGTTGAGTGACGGTTCATCACAAACCCGGTAGGCAGTCGCTTCGTGGCCCCCGCCATGGGGCGAATCCCGATAGGTGTCGGTGTGATCACCGGGGCATGGAGTCTGATCGGAACTCACCACAGCCACTCGGAATCCCCATGGATGGCCGAGTTCGACGGCGACACGAAAGGCTTTGTCCCATGGCAGTGGATGCCACCCTGTCCGCCCCTCCCGACAGCGGGCGTAGACGCACCCGGTTCAAGGAAGCCCTCTACCTCGTGCCCGGACTGGCGTTACTGGCGACAACCACGCTGATCTCGCAGCCTGCCCATGCGGCGGAGGCCCCGGTGACCCTGGGGACCGACACCAGCTATGCGGTCCTCGGCGGTTCAACGGTCACCAACACGGGCCCCAGCGTCATCAACGGCGATCTGGGCCTCAGCCCCGGTTCGTCGGTGACGGGCTTCCCGCCCGGAATTCTCAACGGGGTGCAGCACGTCGCCGACGCCGAGGCCCTCCAGGCCCAGTCCGATCTGGTCATCGCCTACAACGACGCCGCCGGCCGGGCGCCCACGGCACTCGTCTCCGGGGACCTCGTCGGGCTGACCCTGACGTCCGGTGTGTACAAGTCCACGTCGTCACTGGCGCTCAACGGCACCGTGACGCTCGATGCCCAGGGCGACCCCAGCGCCGTCTTCATCTTCCAGATCGCCTCCACCCTGATCACGGGTTCGGCGAGCAACGTCAGCCTCATCAACGGCGCTCAGGCCTGCAATGTGTTCTGGCAGGTGGGGAGTTCGGCCACCATCGGGACCAACTCCTTCTTCAAGGGCAACATCCTTGCTCTCACGTCGATCGCGGCACAGACCGGCACCGTGATCGAGGGCCGGGCCCTGGCCCGGAACGGTGCGGTCACGCTGGACACCAACACCATTACCCGGGCCGCCTGCACCGTCGGTCCGCCTGGTCCTCCCGGACCGAGCGGGCCTCCCGGACCTACGGGCTCCCCCGGCCCTAGCGGCCCGGCGGGTGCTCCTGGTGCTCCCGGTGCTCCTGGCGCTCCCGGTGCTCCTGGCGCTCCCGGCGCTCCCGGTGCTCCTGGTGCTCCTGGCGCTCCCGGTGCTCCCGGTGCTCCTGGCGCTCCTGGCGCTTCGGGTGCTCCGGGTGCCCCTGGCTCCCCCGGTGCTCCTGGCGCTTCGGGTGCTCCCGGCGCTCCCGGTGCCCCTGGTTCCCCCGGTGCTCCTGGCGCTTCGGGTGCTCCCGGTGCTCCCGGTTCCCCCGGTGCTCCCGGTTCCCCCGGCGCCCCAGGTCCCTCCGGTCCCGCTGGTCCGGCTGGTCCCGCTGGTCCTGCTGGGCCTGCCGGGCCGGGTGGCGGTCACGGCGGTGGCGGTCACGGCGGCGGCGACCATGGTGGAGACGACCATGGTGGAGACGATCACGGGAAGGGCGACCAGGGGAACGACGACCACGGTCAGCCGTCGCAGAGCCCCTCGCAGGGTGTTCCGTCCAGTAGGCCCTCGGCAGGCCCGCCGTCCAAGGGTCCTTCCCACGGCCTTGCGCAGACGGGAGACAGCCCGGTCACGGGTATCGCGGCCATGGCGGCGATTCTGTTCGCCGCGGGTGGTTCACTCCTCGTCATCATGGTGAGAAGGAGCCGTGACGGTGGAGTCGGCCGCCGGCACTAGCCGAGGGCTAGGGGCTGATCGTCGCGTGCTGTCGGACCGGCAATCCTGAGGGCAGGACAGCAGCCGCGGAAATGTCGGATTCGCCGCCCTGAGCCTCCGGACCACTGGTCCGGAGGCTCAGGGTCTCGCCGACACGGGCGCGACCGGCGACGGAAAGCCGGACAGGACTCCCCTCGGCAGCGGTCTCGTCCGGGGCTGGGAGGCCGGTGCCCTGGCCGCGCAGCGCCTCGCACAGCGCGGGATTCCGGCCCGGCCGCCCGGAGTATCCTGGAGATCACCGAAGGCACTTCGCATGCCGGCACCGGACACTGGCGTCGTCTCCGGCGCAAGACTAGTTCGGAGCCGGTTCGACCGGTTTCGCAGTCAGGTCGTCCATCATGACCGTGACCTTCGACCGCGCGATTAATCCACGGCCTTCGGAATCACCCGTCCGGCTGTCACTGGCGCCTGACGGCGTGCGTCCCGGCCGTCTGGACGGCGCCTGGTGGCCCCGTTCGCGTGATCTTCTCATTGAAATCCCCTCGCTGGTAGCGGAATTGGACCAGCGCTGGGGTCGTGTCACCCGGATCACGGTGAACCCCGCACAGTGGCCGGAGATCCCCCGGCGGATTCCGGCCGCAGGGCACATCATCCATGTCGGCTGGTTCACCACGGAGCAGGACGAACACACGATCATGGTGTGCTCGTACGCACCTCCCCTCCTGGAGCTGCTGATCGTTCCGCCGGCGACGGACGTCGTCGATGCCGCTCGCCTGATGTCCGAAGCGGCCGACCCGGGCGGCGCCCGGACCGCGAGTGCGCTGCTCGGAGGTGAGGACGACGGCCTTCCGGAGCGGGAGGTCCGTACCGACTTCCTGCCTTCGGCCGCCACGCCTGCCGCGGGAACGGGTGCGGCCGACCGCCGCGCGGGCGTAGCCCGGATGCGTGCCGAGACGTGGCCCGCGCCCGGGTAGGCGTCGCTCTCGCCCTGTCGGCCGCGGCAGAGGGCTCACGACTCGCGTGACCACTCGGTTTCGGCTTGGGGTTCGCCGGCGGCGTGGCGCCCCTCCCAAGTCCGTACCCTGATCGCCCTGGGGCCCGGGGCCGGTGTGGAGAGCGTGCGCACGAACACGTCCCGCAGGTGGTTGGCCGCCTTCTGGGGCGGTCCGTCGTACTCCAGGGGATTCGGCACGGGAGCGTCGCGCTGCTCGGACCAGTCGCCGTCGTCGTCCTGGGTTTCGAGAGTCCACCGGTACTGCCGCATCCTGGCCTCCTGTGCCGACGGCGCCCCGCTTCCAGGACACGACCGTATGGGCCCGGCGTCCCGTCGGCGACCGGTGGCCCGGCCGGCGCCGCGGCGGGGCGAGTGGTCGATCGCCCCGATTCACCCGCGCCGGAGCACCGGCGGGTGCGGCGGTCGCCCCGGTGGGACGATGGGAGACGCCCACTGACGTCGGAGGTTGCTGATGTTCGAAGCGGCTGACATCCGGGAATGGCGTGGCCACCACGTGGTCGATGTCGACGGCCACAAGATCGGCAGGCTGGAGGCGGTCTACGTCGACACCGCGACCGACCTGCCCTCGTTCGCCACCGTCACCGTCGGGATGCCCACGCGCCGCCGACTGGTGTTCGTCCCGCTCGCCGATGCGCTGGTGGGGCCGGGCTATCTGCGGGTCGCCCGCTCCAAGAACCAGGTCAAGAACGCCCCGGCGATCGACACCGACGGTGAGCTGCCGGCCGAGGACGAGCCGGCCGTCTTCGCCCACTACGAGCTGGACTACGCGCCGGGCGGGGGCGGTGAACGTCGCCTGGCGCGACGCTAGAGCCCGGGAGACGCGACGCTAGAGCCCGGGAGACACGGGAAGGAGTCCCGAGATGGCACTGGTGCTGTTCCTCATCATCGTGGCGATCGTGCTCGGCATCATCGGCGTCGTCGCGGACGGTCTGCTTTACCTGTTGTTCCTCGGCATCGTCGTCCTGGTGGTCGCGCTGGTCGTCGCCGGCGCGCGGTTCCGGAGCGGAGGGCGGCGTCCAGGCCGCTGAGGCCATCCGGGGCGATTTGCCGAGGCCGCCGGCAAGTGGGCTCGCCCGGAGGCAGGTTGACCGCCGGGCGGACCGGGCATCCCCTTCCTGAGTCGGGTCCGACCGGGGGGATGCCATGGATGTGGGTGCGCTCGCGCACGCGGTCTGGGTCGTTCTGCTGCCGGTGATGCTGTTCGTCTCGCTCCTGCGGTTCCTGTTCGTACGGGGGATCAGGACGGGGCCGCTGCTGGTCCTGCTGCTGTGGAGCGGGGCGGCGCTGTGGCAGGGCTACGGCACCGGGCCGGGCTGGTTGGTCCCGGCGGCGTACGGGGTGCTCGGGCTGGCGCTGCTGGAGATCCTGGTCGTCCTGGTCAAGGTGGTCCGGGTGCGGGTGGTGACCCCGGAGGGGCTGCGGCACCTGGTGGCCGCGGCGCGGGAGTCGACCGGGCGGGTGGTGATGATGCTCGCGGTGGTCCCGAACGGGAACCTCCTGGTCGAGGAGGTGCCGCCGGGGACGGGGTCGCGGAGCGTGCGGCTCACCGAGGGATGCCCGCTCTGCTTCGTCGAAGGGGTGGCGTCGGAGCTGGTCGGTGCCGGGGGCCCGGTGGTCGAGGAGTACCGGGCGCGGCTGGCGGGCGGGGTCAACCAGCTGCTCTTCCTGCGCAGACTGGCGCCCGGGGCGCCGTGGGAGTACCGGCTGGACGACGCCGCGGGGCGGCCCGCCGTCCACCGCAACCCCGGTTGCCCGCAGCACGGCGGCCGGCTGCTCTGACCGTGCGGACCGGAGCCGCTCAGACCTCGTCCGGGCCGGTGAAGTCGGGTGACGTGTAGCCGGGGCCGGTGAACTCGGCGGGGCGGGGCCGCCTGCCCTCCGGATCGGTGACGCCCTCGACGCCGGGGCTGGAGAATCCGGGGCTGGAGTAGCGGGCGCTGCTGTAGCCCGGGCTGAGCAGTTCGGGTGGGACGGGTCGGCCGCCGGGCTGTGGGGAGAGCGCGGGCTCGGAGTCGAGGTTGGCGAGCAGGTAGGGGATGACGGCGCGCTCGCGCAGGGCGGTGTGCCAGACGCGGCGGGCCTCGGCCAGATCGGCGTGCAGCTGCGGATCCTGGCCTGCCGGGGTGGACGCGCCGTCCCGACGGGCCGTCAGCAGCAGGCCGACGCCGCCGATCAGCAGCGCGGCCAGGGCGATGACGACGGCGACCCAGCCGGCCGTCACCAGGGCGTGGCCCAGGGCCAGGTCGGAGCTGGTGGCCTGGACCGAGTAGCCGAGCAGCAGCAGGATGCAGCCGCCACCGCCCGCCAGGACGGGCGCGAGCGCGGTGAGCACCGGGAACAGCCCGGCGCCCTCCCCGAGCGCGGGGCCGGCGCCTGCGCCCGCGGCGCCGTCGCCGGCCCCGGCTCTGCTCCGGTCCGGGGCGGTGAGACCGTCGCGCAGGTCGACGTAGTGCCGGTACTCGGTGGCCGCCGTGGAGGCGATCTCGGCCGCCGCGAGCACGGCCTTGGTGTGCAGCTGCTCGGCGTTGAGGTGCGGGCCGGGCGCGCGCAGTGCTTCGAGGACGGATCCGTCGCGCAGTGCTTCGTCGAGGATCCGGAGGAAGTCCGGGCGGTCCTCGGCGAGCAGGTGCGGGGCGTTGCTCATGGGTACCCCGTTCCGCTGGAGTCACGGAGGTGGATGGTCCGCGCGGGCCTGCCGCGCCGGGCCGCCGGGGCGAAAGCCGGTGGTGGCGGCCGGACGAGGGGCCTCGCGTGGTGCCTCGATGGTAGGGGTCGGCGAGCCGGCGCTGACAGTAGGTTTCCGGATTTTCAGTACCGTCAGCGGCTCGGCAGCGCAGGAGAGTTGTTCAGTTGTCTGTCGCAGGAGCGGACATCATGTCAGTTCAGCGGCAGTCGGGCGACCAGCAGCCGGCCTTCCATGGTGACCCCGCCGTCCATCGCGATGGCCAGCTCGTCGGCGTAGATGTAGGGCCCCGGCACGTGCGGCGGCGCGTCGTCGGCCTGGTCCACCCCGGTCAGGTACGGGATCGGGCTGTGGCCGTGCACCACCCGGTAGCCGCCGTAGGCGTCCAGCAGTTCGTGGACGGCGAGCGGGCCGGACTGCCCGCGGAAGGCGAACCGCTTGGTGAACTTGCGGAAGCAGTCCCACCACTCGTCGATGCCCTCGTCGGCCAGCACCACGTGGACGGCGTCGTTGACCTCGGCGATCGACTGGCCGTACTCCAGGTACGCGGTGGTGTCGGAGTGCAGCAGCAGGTGGCCGTCCTCGATGGCGATCGCGGGCAGCCGGGAGAGCCAGCTGATGTGATGCTGCTCCAGCCGCTCCAGGTCGTGCTGCTGGCCGCCGTTGAGCCGCCAGGCGGCGAGGAAGGACGCGGTGCCCGCGGTGGACTGCACGGGCTCGTCGCCGTAGCGGGCGGCGCCCAGGAAGAGCAGCTCGTGGTTGCCCATCAGGGCCCGGCAGTAGCCTCCGGCGGCGGCGGCCTCGGCGGCCAGCTGCATCACCAGGTTGATCACGCCGATGCCGTCCGGGCCGCGGTCGGTGAAGTCGCCGAGGAACCAGACCCGGGAGCGGCCGGCCGCCCAGTGGCCGTCGTCGTCGATCAGGCCCTGCTGGTGCAGCGCGGCCAGCAGCTCGTCCAGGTAGCCGTGCACGTCGCCGATCACGTACAGCGGCCCGGGAGCCTCGCCGGGCTCGGGCTGCGGGTACGGGAAGTGCACCTCGGGGATCGCCTCCGGGATCGGCGGGCCGAGCTCGATGGTCGGCGGGTCCTCGGACTGCGGCGGGGCGGGCGCGGCCTGCGGCGGGGCCTGCGGCGGGGCCTGCGGCGGGGCGGGCGCGGGCTCGGGCGCGGAGCTGTACTCGGGCTCGTATCCGCCCTCGTACTGGCCGCTCGGCGCGTAGTGGCCGGGCACCTGGCCGACGGCCACCGCCTGCTGCACTCCGGGCAGGTGACCGGGTGTCGGCCAGTGCTGCTCCAGGTAACGCGCGCCGCCGAAGCCGCTGTAGGTCTGCTCGAACGGGTAGCCGGCCGGTGGTTCGGCGGGCTCGTAGTAGGAGCCGTACGGGAGCACGTCGAGGTCCTGCTGTGGGTGGGGGCCTGAGTCGGGCAGTTCAGGCCCGGGGAAGCGGTCCTCGGGTGTCATTCGCCCATCATAGGAAGACCACTCTCCCGGCGTCCTCACCTGGTCGGTATCCAATTCGTCCGAACGTCCTCCGGGCGGTCCCGACTGCCCGGTCCGCCCCCTTCTGTGATGGTCCAGACCATAAGGCCGGACCGGCCCGGATCACCGGCCGGGTACGGACCACCGGCCCGCCGTGGACCCTCCGCGGCGTGCCGCCGTACCCGGCCGGGCGGCCGTCACTCCTCGCCGGGCGGGCGGGGCGGGTTGACGGTGGTCCGCGGGCTGCGGCGCTCCGAGGAGGCCCTGACGATCAGCTCGGTGGGCATCAGGGTGCCCGGCGGAGGCCCTGTCCCGGCGGTGCGGAACCGGGGCGGGAAGAGCCGCCCGGTGTCCGAACCGGTGCCCGAGTCGACTCCCTCGATCGCGTCGATGAGCAGGTTGACCACGGTGGTGCCGATCCGCCGGGGCTTGAGCGAGAGGGTGGTGATCGGGGGCTCGGTGCCCGCGTACACGTCGCTCTCGCTGCAGCAGACCAGCAGCAGGTCGTCCGGCACCCGCAGGCCGTACCGCCGGGCGGCGGCCAGCAGGTCGGTGCCGTTCGGGTCGAACAGGCCGTACACCGCGTCCGGACGGTCCGGACGGGCCAGCAGCCGGTCGGCGGCGAGTGCGCCGGCGGCGGGGTCGTGGGCGGGGTAGGCCTCGTAGACCGGCTCCTGGCCGACCCGGTGGCACCAGCCGAGGTAGGCGTCGGTGGAGAGCCGGGTGTAGGTGTCGGTACTGGTGCCGGTGAGCAGGCCGATCCGGCGGGCGCCGGCCTCGGAGAGGTGGTCGAGGATGCCGAGTACGGCGGCCTCGTGGTCGTTGTCCACCCAGGCGGTCACCGGGCAGTTGCCCGGCTTGCCGTCGCTGACCACCGGTACGCCGGACCGGTAGAGCTCGCTGACCAGCGGGTCCTGGTCGGGCGGGTCGATCACCACGGTGCCGTCGAGGGCGATGTTGCTCCAGACGTCGTGGCGGGAGGAGGCGGGCAGGACCACCAGGGCGTAGCCGCGGCTGAGGGCGGCGCTGGTGGCGGCGCGGGCCATCTCGGCGAAGTAGGCGAATTCGGTGAAGGTGAAAGGCTCCTCGCCGTAGGTGGTGACGGTCAGTCCGATCAGGCCGGACCGGCCGGTGCGCAGGGTCCGGGCGGCGGCGGAGGGGCGGTAGCCGAGGCGCTCGGCGACTTCGCGCACCCGGCTTCTGGTCTCGTCGGGCAGGCGGCCCTTACCGTTCAAGGCGTCGGAGACCGTGGTGATCGACACTCCGGCGGCTGCCGCCACGTCCCGGATGCCGGCCCGCTCCAGACGCCGCGAGGCGGTGGGTCGCCGACCGCTCTGGTTGGCTGCTGCTGTCATGGCGGACCGATCGTATGGCTCGTGACGCCGCTGCGTGACCGGTTCACTACTCATTGATGAAGATACGTTTCTTCCTGAGTGCGCCCGAACAACCCCCTTCGATACCTGCCCAGATCCGGCCGTCTTACCTCTGACATGTGCCATTGGAACCCGGCAGAATGGCTGATCTGCACCCGTAACCCGAACGAGCATCTCACCCCTACGGGTGAGCGCGGTGGGTATCGTTCAGGGCACCCGACCGGGGTGGTGCGGGTGCGTACCGAGGACTGCGTGTGTCGGCGATCCCGTACGCACGCGATCTGATGGCCGCAGCCTGGCGGCTGGAGAGAACGGAGACGACCGTGAGCGGAACGGCAGCGCAGGGTCCTCGGCTGAGGCCGAGCCTGGACGGCATCCCGACCTACAAGCCCGGCAAGCCGGCCGGAGCCGACGCGTACAAACTGTCCTCCAACGAGAACCCCTACCCGCCGCTGGCCGGCGTGCTGGAGGCCGCCGTCGCCGCGGCCGGGTCGCTCAACCGCTACCCGGACATGGCCGTCACCGGCCTCACCGAGGAGCTCTCCCGCCGCTTCGACGTGCCGGCCGAGCACATCGCCACCGGCACCGGCTCGGTCAGCGTCGCGCAGTCCCTGGTCCTCTCCACGGCCGGCCCCGGCGACGAGGTGATCTTCGCCTGGCGCTCCTTCGAGGCCTACCCGATCATCACCCAGGTGGCCGGTGCCACCCCCGTCCCGGTGCCGCTCACCGCGACCGAGGAGCACGACCTCGACGCGATGCTCGCGGCGATCACCGACCGGACCCGGCTGATCTTCGT
Proteins encoded:
- the thiC gene encoding phosphomethylpyrimidine synthase ThiC; its protein translation is MTVFDAQQKSARSTAAPVSSAATGYPTPAWRKAYLEGSRPDLRVPYREVHLTNGRTVPLYDTSGPYTDAAYEPDVRRGLPALRDPWIRQRGDVEEYDGREARPEDDGIKHTSPRGGNLRNLDAVFPGRPRRPLRGRDGAAVTQLAYARQGVITPEMEFVALREGLEPDFVRDEVARGRAVIPVNVNHPEVEPAIIGTNFLVKINANIGNSAVTSSIEEEVEKMTWATRWGADTVMDLSTGRNIHTTREWILRNSPVPIGTVPLYQALEKVDGKAEELSWEVYRDTVIEQCEQGVDYMTVHAGVLLRYVPLTARRKTGIVSRGGSIMAAWCLAHHQENFLYTNFEELCDILAAYDVTFSLGDGLRPGSIADANDDAQFSELQTLGELGRIARDRNVQVMIEGPGHVPMNKIRENMDLQREICDEAPFYTLGPLTTDVAPGYDHITSGIGAAMIAWWGTAMLCYVTPKEHLGLPNRDDVKTGVITYKIAAHAADLAKGHPGAQEWDDALSDARFEFRWEDQFNLALDPETAREFHDETLPAEPAKTAHFCSMCGPKFCSMKISQQIRAEHGEGSTAVNGTGYAPEALAGMQAKSEEFAAQGNRVYLPLAD
- a CDS encoding ice-binding family protein is translated as MAVDATLSAPPDSGRRRTRFKEALYLVPGLALLATTTLISQPAHAAEAPVTLGTDTSYAVLGGSTVTNTGPSVINGDLGLSPGSSVTGFPPGILNGVQHVADAEALQAQSDLVIAYNDAAGRAPTALVSGDLVGLTLTSGVYKSTSSLALNGTVTLDAQGDPSAVFIFQIASTLITGSASNVSLINGAQACNVFWQVGSSATIGTNSFFKGNILALTSIAAQTGTVIEGRALARNGAVTLDTNTITRAACTVGPPGPPGPSGPPGPTGSPGPSGPAGAPGAPGAPGAPGAPGAPGAPGAPGAPGAPGAPGAPGAPGASGAPGAPGSPGAPGASGAPGAPGAPGSPGAPGASGAPGAPGSPGAPGSPGAPGPSGPAGPAGPAGPAGPAGPGGGHGGGGHGGGDHGGDDHGGDDHGKGDQGNDDHGQPSQSPSQGVPSSRPSAGPPSKGPSHGLAQTGDSPVTGIAAMAAILFAAGGSLLVIMVRRSRDGGVGRRH
- a CDS encoding DUF5994 family protein, giving the protein MTVTFDRAINPRPSESPVRLSLAPDGVRPGRLDGAWWPRSRDLLIEIPSLVAELDQRWGRVTRITVNPAQWPEIPRRIPAAGHIIHVGWFTTEQDEHTIMVCSYAPPLLELLIVPPATDVVDAARLMSEAADPGGARTASALLGGEDDGLPEREVRTDFLPSAATPAAGTGAADRRAGVARMRAETWPAPG
- a CDS encoding PRC-barrel domain-containing protein translates to MFEAADIREWRGHHVVDVDGHKIGRLEAVYVDTATDLPSFATVTVGMPTRRRLVFVPLADALVGPGYLRVARSKNQVKNAPAIDTDGELPAEDEPAVFAHYELDYAPGGGGERRLARR
- a CDS encoding metallophosphoesterase, with product MTPEDRFPGPELPDSGPHPQQDLDVLPYGSYYEPAEPPAGYPFEQTYSGFGGARYLEQHWPTPGHLPGVQQAVAVGQVPGHYAPSGQYEGGYEPEYSSAPEPAPAPPQAPPQAPPQAAPAPPQSEDPPTIELGPPIPEAIPEVHFPYPQPEPGEAPGPLYVIGDVHGYLDELLAALHQQGLIDDDGHWAAGRSRVWFLGDFTDRGPDGIGVINLVMQLAAEAAAAGGYCRALMGNHELLFLGAARYGDEPVQSTAGTASFLAAWRLNGGQQHDLERLEQHHISWLSRLPAIAIEDGHLLLHSDTTAYLEYGQSIAEVNDAVHVVLADEGIDEWWDCFRKFTKRFAFRGQSGPLAVHELLDAYGGYRVVHGHSPIPYLTGVDQADDAPPHVPGPYIYADELAIAMDGGVTMEGRLLVARLPLN
- a CDS encoding LacI family DNA-binding transcriptional regulator, producing the protein MTAAANQSGRRPTASRRLERAGIRDVAAAAGVSITTVSDALNGKGRLPDETRSRVREVAERLGYRPSAAARTLRTGRSGLIGLTVTTYGEEPFTFTEFAYFAEMARAATSAALSRGYALVVLPASSRHDVWSNIALDGTVVIDPPDQDPLVSELYRSGVPVVSDGKPGNCPVTAWVDNDHEAAVLGILDHLSEAGARRIGLLTGTSTDTYTRLSTDAYLGWCHRVGQEPVYEAYPAHDPAAGALAADRLLARPDRPDAVYGLFDPNGTDLLAAARRYGLRVPDDLLLVCCSESDVYAGTEPPITTLSLKPRRIGTTVVNLLIDAIEGVDSGTGSDTGRLFPPRFRTAGTGPPPGTLMPTELIVRASSERRSPRTTVNPPRPPGEE